In Dioscorea cayenensis subsp. rotundata cultivar TDr96_F1 chromosome 11, TDr96_F1_v2_PseudoChromosome.rev07_lg8_w22 25.fasta, whole genome shotgun sequence, a single genomic region encodes these proteins:
- the LOC120271552 gene encoding abscisate beta-glucosyltransferase-like encodes MTTSTRGEITIVPFPGHGHVFPATELAHRLASLNYHITLLLPFSTSSSPSSTPLLHPLIHIVESDATPEPHHHHDRSSPLRDLLTKRTDGRDPSSLPLCVIVDVMMRRELEICKEFSIPAVSFFTSSACSTAFDHATRKISLDDLSSREILTVPGLPDDISITLSDLAPRRPPPPRGGHPPPPPPFGPIHHHGVPPPGGSHALTPRPPPRGGHPPGPPAQSGHPLPSGPPPPPGLEQTDGTIALLFNTCDDLERPFIEYIAKETKRPVWAVGPLLPARFWEASLGSSVMIHDDEIRPTRDSSFSEMEIIQWLDSKPRGSVIYVSFGTVVGLGEDELAELAAGLEESNRPFIWVLHAGSETSRELARQAGDRGLVVEGWAPQLLILSHESTGGFISHCGWNSTVEAIGLGVPMLTWPVHGDQVYNAKLVTSRLKTGYPVADGSGVTKDHVVQGIERLMMDFEMRTRAASLRAIFKDGFPRSSSASLETFLDFLSTKLM; translated from the coding sequence ATGACTACCAGCACTCGCGGTGAGATCACCATCGTCCCATTTCCCGGCCACGGCCATGTATTCCCGGCCACTGAACTCGCTCACCGCCTTGCCTCCCTAAATTACCATATTACCCTCCTACTCCCGTTCTCCacctcatcatcaccatcatcaacgCCTCTTCTCCACCCTCTGATCCACATCGTAGAGAGCGATGCAACCCCTGAGCCACACCATCATCACGACCGTTCATCCCCCCTTCGCGATCTACTGACCAAGCGTACGGACGGCAGAGATCCGTCCTCGCTTCCACTCTGCGTCATCGTCGATGTTATGATGAGACGGGAACTCGAGATCTGCAAAGAGTTCTCAATCCCCGCCGTTAGTTTCTTCACCTCCAGCGCCTGCTCCACTGCTTTCGATCACGCCACGCGTAAGATCTCGCTGGATGATCTCAGCTCTCGTGAGATCCTGACAGTTCCTGGTTTACCAGATGACATCTCCATAACTCTCTCTGATCTCGCCCCTAGACGCCCTCCACCGCCACGTGGCGGTCACCCACCTCCCCCTCCACCTTTCGGACCTATTCATCACCATGGTGTGCCACCGCCAGGTGGCAGTCACGCACTAACCCCTCGACCACCGCCACGTGGCGGTCACCCACCTGGGCCACCGGCACAGAGTGGTCACCCATTGCCTTCTGGTCCGCCACCGCCTCCGGGACTGGAGCAGACGGACGGCACGATCGCCCTTTTGTTCAACACGTGTGACGATCTAGAGCGTCCGTTTATCGAGTACATAGCCAAAGAAACGAAAAGGCCAGTTTGGGCTGTGGGTCCATTACTTCCGGCCCGCTTCTGGGAGGCCTCATTGGGATCCTCGGTGATGATCCACGATGACGAGATACGACCCACGCGTGACTCCAGCTTTAGCGAGATGGAAATCATCCAATGGTTGGATTCCAAGCCACGTGGCTCAGTGATCTACGTGTCTTTCGGGACGGTGGTGGGTCTCGGAGAAGATGAGCTGGCGGAGTTGGCGGCTGGTCTAGAGGAGTCGAATCGGCCCTTCATCTGGGTTCTGCATGCCGGCTCGGAGACGAGCCGGGAGCTGGCTCGCCAAGCCGGAGATAGAGGGCTTGTGGTCGAAGGATGGGCCCCGCAGCTGCTGATATTAAGCCACGAGTCAACTGGAGGATTCATCTCGCATTGCGGGTGGAACTCAACGGTGGAGGCGATCGGGCTTGGCGTGCCCATGCTGACGTGGCCGGTCCACGGGGACCAGGTGTATAACGCCAAGCTGGTGACGAGCCGGCTCAAGACCGGCTACCCTGTTGCTGACGGCAGCGGAGTCACAAAGGATCATGTGGTCCAAGGAATCGAGCGGCTCATGATGGACTTTGAGATGCGCACGCGGGCGGCCTCGTTGCGGGCGATTTTCAAAGATGGCTTCCCGCGGAGCTCCTCGGCTTCGCTGGAAACCTTCTTAGACTTCTTGAGCACCAAattaatgtaa